In one Candidatus Omnitrophota bacterium genomic region, the following are encoded:
- a CDS encoding FAD-dependent oxidoreductase — translation MKIMNLNDLQVVREKGLSKIFTDRPRIAVGLGTCGIGNGADQVYKAFASGITKRKLKINLTKVGCFGFCVNEPLVNIAIPGNPLVILQKVTTKDVKAILDAVSRGNIPEKKALCRIEKWDHLTGQITYGQGLDAIPLWNQVDFFKWQKKIVLRDCGLINPEDIQEYIAVGGYSSIAKVINGMSPEQVIEEVKLSKLRGRGGAGFPTGRKWELMKQEKADKKYIVCNADEGDPGAYMNRNEIESDPHMLIEGMLIAAFAMGGNEGIIYIRAEYPLAVERLQKAILQAQEYGFLGKNILGSNFCFDIHLVEGAGAFVCGEETALIASIEGRRGMPCPRPPFPAQKGIWNKPTNINNVETYCNIPAIIAKGGSWFNQTGTEKSSGTKVFSLVGKIKNTGLVELALGESLLTLIYNIGQGTGTKKKVKAVQTGGPSGGCIPVELFKTPVDYESLNALGAIMGSGGMVVMDDDNCMVDVARYFTEFTTSESCGKCTPCREGLYQSLNTLNAIAEGKANLGQLLQLESLGEVIKDTALCGLGQTGPNPILTTMKYFRNEYLEHIQGKHCDAGVCKTLFLSPCENSCPLHMNIPGFLELIKEDRLLDAFDLIYRDNPIPSSSGRICHFHCKMRCRREDLDQPVSQGEVHRFVADQVYKLKKEPEVLRRFIKEKMPKTGKKVAVIGAGPAGFTAAFYLVRLGHEVVVFEEKSQPGGILRYGIPEYRLPKKILAKELGFIKKLGVKFVFNKKVNSERLKQIRQDYDAVFLATGSYQSMFLQIPGEEFPGVYSATHFLEEVLLGKKIDIGKEVLIIGAGNAAIDAARTAWRLGAKVTVVYRREKQDMPANKDEIREAEAEGIKFVFLASPKAILADAQKKVKALEVVKMLPGGYDFAGRKIPEATNETYQIPCDTVMVAIGERVDSEFIRESGINLNKNGTVKIDGFTLKANVSGYYAGGDLVTGPSTAVEAMGYGKKAAQVIDKELTGKDRFIKLFKKHEYRNKVPLKPARQSKQSGKFLPVGSRLCNFKEVSQGLSRKQVDIEASRCLRCDVKEEALIE, via the coding sequence ATGAAGATTATGAATCTGAATGATTTGCAAGTGGTCAGAGAAAAGGGTTTGAGTAAAATCTTTACTGACAGGCCGCGCATTGCCGTGGGTTTAGGTACCTGTGGCATAGGTAACGGCGCGGACCAGGTCTATAAAGCATTTGCTAGTGGCATTACTAAAAGAAAACTCAAGATTAATCTTACCAAGGTAGGTTGTTTTGGTTTTTGCGTGAATGAGCCATTGGTAAATATCGCTATTCCGGGAAATCCGCTTGTTATTCTTCAGAAAGTCACAACCAAAGATGTTAAGGCAATACTTGATGCTGTTTCCCGTGGCAATATTCCGGAGAAAAAAGCCCTTTGCCGTATAGAGAAATGGGATCACTTAACCGGCCAGATTACTTATGGGCAAGGGTTGGATGCGATACCTTTATGGAATCAAGTAGATTTCTTTAAATGGCAGAAAAAAATCGTCTTGCGAGATTGCGGCCTGATTAATCCCGAAGATATCCAAGAGTATATTGCTGTTGGCGGATATAGCAGTATTGCTAAGGTTATAAACGGTATGTCGCCAGAACAAGTCATAGAAGAAGTAAAGTTGTCAAAGCTTCGCGGCAGAGGAGGCGCGGGTTTTCCTACAGGGAGAAAATGGGAGTTAATGAAACAGGAAAAAGCGGACAAGAAATATATTGTCTGCAATGCTGATGAGGGCGATCCCGGAGCATATATGAATCGCAATGAAATTGAAAGCGACCCGCATATGCTTATTGAAGGCATGCTTATCGCAGCCTTTGCCATGGGCGGAAATGAAGGCATTATTTATATCCGCGCGGAATATCCTCTTGCGGTTGAGCGTTTGCAGAAAGCTATCCTTCAAGCGCAGGAATACGGGTTTTTGGGGAAAAACATTTTAGGCAGTAATTTTTGCTTTGATATACATCTTGTTGAGGGGGCAGGGGCCTTTGTCTGCGGCGAAGAAACTGCGCTTATTGCTTCTATTGAAGGAAGAAGAGGCATGCCGTGTCCGCGTCCGCCGTTTCCCGCCCAAAAGGGGATTTGGAATAAGCCTACAAATATCAATAATGTGGAAACATACTGTAACATTCCGGCGATCATCGCCAAAGGCGGAAGCTGGTTTAACCAGACCGGCACAGAAAAAAGCTCAGGCACAAAAGTCTTTTCTTTGGTGGGGAAAATAAAAAATACCGGATTAGTTGAGCTTGCTTTAGGCGAATCTCTTCTTACGTTAATCTATAATATCGGGCAAGGTACCGGGACTAAGAAAAAAGTCAAAGCTGTGCAGACCGGAGGCCCTTCCGGAGGATGTATCCCTGTAGAATTATTTAAGACCCCTGTAGACTATGAATCCTTAAATGCGCTTGGCGCGATTATGGGTTCAGGCGGGATGGTGGTTATGGACGATGACAATTGCATGGTGGATGTAGCGCGTTATTTTACCGAGTTTACTACTTCTGAATCTTGCGGAAAATGCACTCCCTGCCGTGAAGGCCTATATCAGTCGCTTAATACCTTGAATGCTATTGCTGAGGGTAAAGCAAATCTTGGGCAATTGTTGCAGCTGGAAAGTTTAGGCGAGGTAATTAAAGATACCGCCCTCTGCGGGCTTGGCCAGACCGGGCCAAATCCAATATTAACTACTATGAAATATTTCCGCAATGAATATCTTGAACATATTCAGGGAAAACATTGCGATGCAGGCGTGTGTAAGACGCTTTTTCTTTCTCCTTGCGAAAACAGCTGCCCTTTGCATATGAATATCCCCGGTTTCCTGGAACTTATAAAAGAAGACAGGCTTTTAGATGCTTTTGACCTGATCTACCGGGATAATCCCATACCCTCTTCTTCAGGCAGGATTTGTCATTTCCATTGCAAGATGCGTTGTCGCAGGGAAGACCTTGACCAGCCAGTTTCTCAAGGCGAAGTGCACAGATTTGTCGCGGACCAGGTGTATAAGCTAAAGAAAGAACCTGAAGTCCTGAGGCGTTTTATCAAGGAGAAAATGCCTAAGACCGGCAAGAAAGTTGCGGTCATCGGAGCCGGCCCCGCAGGTTTTACCGCAGCTTTTTATCTTGTGCGCTTAGGCCACGAAGTAGTTGTCTTCGAAGAAAAATCCCAACCAGGCGGTATTTTGCGTTACGGGATACCTGAGTATCGCCTGCCCAAAAAGATCCTTGCCAAGGAATTAGGCTTTATTAAAAAGCTGGGAGTAAAATTTGTTTTTAATAAGAAAGTAAATTCTGAAAGGCTTAAACAAATAAGGCAGGATTACGATGCGGTATTTTTGGCAACCGGTTCTTACCAAAGCATGTTTTTGCAGATCCCCGGAGAAGAATTCCCGGGTGTTTATTCGGCTACGCATTTCCTGGAAGAAGTTCTTCTAGGCAAGAAAATTGACATCGGAAAGGAAGTTTTGATTATCGGGGCTGGTAACGCCGCTATTGATGCCGCGCGCACCGCCTGGAGGCTGGGCGCAAAAGTTACGGTTGTTTACCGCAGAGAAAAGCAGGATATGCCAGCGAATAAAGACGAGATAAGAGAGGCCGAAGCTGAGGGCATTAAATTTGTTTTTCTTGCTTCTCCCAAGGCGATATTGGCTGATGCGCAAAAAAAGGTAAAGGCGCTTGAAGTTGTTAAGATGCTGCCCGGAGGCTATGACTTTGCGGGCAGAAAAATCCCCGAGGCAACTAATGAAACTTACCAGATCCCCTGCGATACGGTGATGGTGGCTATCGGCGAGCGCGTGGATTCGGAATTTATCAGGGAAAGCGGGATCAATCTTAATAAAAACGGCACGGTCAAGATTGATGGTTTTACCCTCAAGGCCAACGTAAGCGGTTATTACGCGGGAGGGGATTTGGTTACCGGGCCTTCTACCGCGGTTGAAGCCATGGGTTATGGCAAGAAAGCGGCGCAGGTAATTGATAAAGAGTTAACCGGTAAGGATAGGTTTATTAAGTTATTTAAAAAGCATGAATACAGGAATAAAGTTCCTCTTAAGCCGGCAAGACAGTCCAAACAATCCGGAAAGTTTCTCCCGGTCGGATCACGCCTTTGTAATTTTAAGGAAGTTTCGCAAGGATTATCAAGAAAACAGGTTGATATTGAAGCTTCGCGTTGCCTGCGTTGCGACGTGAAAGAGGAAGCGCTTATTGAATAA
- a CDS encoding NADH-dependent [FeFe] hydrogenase, group A6 — translation MPENNVRIKIDGKDIEVPQGSTILAACRSAGIVIPTLCYLEGISEEASCSICVVEVKGAKTLLRSCVTAVNNGMEILTNSQRVRRARKTNLELLLASHPEDCFFCDRNQHCELRRLAHDMGVRDAPFVKALKSGITVDKTSPSLIRDADKCILCRRCIAVCSKVQSVNAIDTIHRGKLSYVSTFMEMGLGNVECINCGQCLLVCPTGAIIEQSAIENVWRDLSDPKKIVLVETAPAVRASIGEEFGMPAGSLATGKMAAALRRMGFNKVFDTQFSADLTIMEEGFELIERIKHKGVLPMITSCSPGWIKFAEHFYPEALKHVSSCKSPQQMFGAIAKTYYAQKMGVDPRNIVVVSIMPCTAKKFEAKRAEMKSAFLYWKDKMKLKDEEAFFDVDYVLTTREAARMIQEAGICFNELKDENFDEPLGVSTGAAVIFGATGGVMEAALRTAYEVLTGKTLEKLDFENLRGLDGIKTAEVDIDGLKIKVAVASSLSKARVLLDEIKSGKSPYAFIEIMTCPGGCIGGGGQPLPTNTEVRQKRMQAIYEEDKNKPIRKSHENPAVKKLYEEFLEKPLGEKSEELLHTHYCARPVYSR, via the coding sequence ATGCCGGAAAATAATGTGCGCATAAAAATTGACGGAAAAGATATAGAGGTTCCTCAGGGCTCAACGATACTTGCAGCCTGCAGAAGCGCCGGGATTGTCATCCCGACGCTTTGTTATCTTGAAGGTATAAGTGAAGAGGCCAGCTGTTCTATTTGTGTCGTGGAAGTAAAGGGGGCAAAGACGCTTTTGCGCTCATGTGTTACCGCGGTAAACAACGGCATGGAGATTCTTACTAACAGCCAGCGTGTGCGCCGCGCGCGCAAGACAAATCTGGAATTGCTGCTTGCGTCTCATCCTGAAGATTGTTTTTTTTGCGACCGCAATCAGCATTGCGAATTGCGCCGCCTGGCGCATGATATGGGGGTCAGAGATGCCCCTTTTGTCAAGGCGCTTAAATCCGGCATTACAGTAGATAAGACTTCTCCTTCTCTGATCCGTGACGCGGATAAATGTATTTTGTGCCGGCGTTGTATCGCGGTCTGCTCTAAAGTGCAGTCGGTAAATGCCATTGATACTATACACCGCGGTAAGTTAAGCTACGTTTCAACTTTTATGGAGATGGGCCTGGGCAATGTTGAATGTATTAACTGCGGGCAATGTTTATTGGTTTGTCCAACCGGCGCGATTATTGAGCAAAGCGCGATTGAAAATGTATGGCGGGATCTGTCAGACCCTAAAAAAATAGTTTTAGTGGAAACTGCTCCGGCAGTGCGCGCTTCCATAGGCGAGGAATTCGGCATGCCTGCGGGGAGTTTGGCTACCGGCAAAATGGCAGCCGCGCTTCGCCGTATGGGATTCAATAAGGTTTTTGATACGCAGTTTAGCGCCGATCTTACCATTATGGAGGAAGGTTTTGAGTTGATTGAGCGCATTAAGCATAAAGGTGTTTTGCCGATGATTACTTCCTGCTCGCCAGGCTGGATTAAGTTTGCCGAGCATTTTTATCCTGAGGCCTTAAAACACGTATCAAGCTGTAAATCTCCCCAGCAGATGTTCGGGGCAATTGCCAAGACTTATTACGCCCAAAAGATGGGCGTTGACCCCAGAAATATTGTGGTAGTTTCTATTATGCCCTGCACTGCCAAGAAATTTGAGGCCAAGCGAGCGGAAATGAAAAGCGCCTTTTTATATTGGAAAGATAAGATGAAACTTAAGGATGAAGAGGCGTTTTTTGACGTGGATTATGTTTTAACTACCCGCGAGGCCGCGCGCATGATACAAGAGGCGGGGATATGTTTTAATGAATTAAAAGATGAGAATTTTGATGAACCTCTGGGAGTTTCAACCGGCGCGGCAGTAATTTTCGGCGCAACCGGCGGAGTTATGGAGGCGGCGCTGCGCACCGCCTATGAAGTGTTAACAGGAAAAACGCTTGAAAAACTAGACTTTGAGAATTTGCGCGGTTTAGATGGAATCAAAACCGCGGAAGTGGATATTGATGGCTTAAAAATAAAAGTGGCGGTGGCAAGTTCTTTAAGCAAAGCGCGCGTATTGCTTGATGAAATAAAATCCGGAAAGTCTCCATATGCTTTTATTGAGATTATGACCTGCCCCGGCGGGTGTATCGGCGGAGGCGGCCAGCCTTTGCCCACTAATACAGAAGTGCGCCAGAAAAGAATGCAGGCTATTTACGAGGAAGATAAAAATAAGCCTATCCGCAAGTCCCATGAGAATCCGGCGGTTAAAAAATTATACGAGGAGTTTCTGGAAAAGCCATTAGGCGAGAAATCCGAAGAGCTTCTGCATACCCATTACTGCGCGCGGCCGGTTTATTCCAGATAA